One part of the Bdellovibrio sp. KM01 genome encodes these proteins:
- the yidD gene encoding membrane protein insertion efficiency factor YidD, with product MSKLWIAGLGLFEKTFKALLWFFVAAYRSIGTTHLGGSCRFEPSCSAYALEAIQKHKSHTAVWLITKRICKCRPGGPCGYDPVPDSGGILHGSATK from the coding sequence TTGTCAAAGCTATGGATCGCGGGATTGGGTCTCTTCGAAAAAACCTTTAAAGCATTGCTTTGGTTTTTCGTTGCTGCCTACAGATCAATTGGAACAACTCATTTGGGTGGTTCCTGTCGCTTCGAACCGAGTTGTTCGGCCTACGCTCTTGAAGCTATCCAAAAACACAAATCGCATACAGCAGTTTGGTTAATCACAAAACGAATTTGTAAATGTAGACCGGGTGGTCCTTGTGGATATGATCCGGTCCCAGATTCAGGGGGAATTCTCCATGGCTCAGCAACAAAATAA
- the rnpA gene encoding ribonuclease P protein component, translated as MENSSPLGIKRSSEFLSLKQSGKRNWPTKWLLLNYQKNSVGQLRFGVTASRKVGPAVVRNKLKRWSREYFRALLKTDNSIEADINIIFKPMDTNFYKGLPHEEFVKAMDRGIGSLRKNL; from the coding sequence TCTCCGCTAGGAATTAAGCGCAGCTCTGAGTTTCTCTCTCTCAAACAATCTGGCAAAAGAAACTGGCCTACGAAGTGGTTACTTCTGAATTATCAGAAGAACTCCGTTGGTCAGTTGCGTTTTGGCGTAACTGCAAGTCGAAAAGTCGGCCCTGCGGTTGTGCGAAATAAGCTTAAGCGTTGGAGCCGAGAATACTTCCGGGCGTTGCTTAAAACGGATAACTCCATTGAAGCCGACATCAACATTATCTTCAAACCCATGGATACCAACTTTTATAAAGGCCTCCCACACGAGGAATTTGTCAAAGCTATGGATCGCGGGATTGGGTCTCTTCGAAAAAACCTTTAA